A window of Castanea sativa cultivar Marrone di Chiusa Pesio chromosome 8, ASM4071231v1 genomic DNA:
CAATGAACAAGACAGATAAATCTATTCTTATGAGATGGTTTGACTCTGACAAGTTATTCAGCCTAAAGGTTTGACAAGTTGTGCGTGTGCgtgcgtgagagagagagagagagagagagagagagagagagaataacaaATTCACACTAGAAAATATAAGTTTTCgtttgttagggtcatatttttatttatttggcatatcttttgacaaaatgcactttaatTATATTTAGGTAGTTTTAAGTGGATTCAAGAATATCATGAAGCATTGAAGATGTTAAGACAACACAAAGAAACAAGtgtgaaaagataaaaaattggTGGCTCTATACCTGTATCTATTGAATATTAATGAACCTTGATACCTCTCAATGCCTCTCGATTTATCAAGTTTCACAGATCTAGATTTTCCAAATCTGTTTTTCAGCTCATAATAATGTTACTATTCTAGGGTTTTATTCTCTAATTTACTAGATCatataaaaacattattttacaGCCGTCATCAAACATAGACATAGAAAATCTATAAACTTCTTGTGAAGCTACTGCATTCTTATGTGCCATAGGGTTTTCTAATGAAGTTGCTTCCTCTTCTACAAGTGTTGAAGAACTTTGCGTCAAACAACAAGCTTCAATATGTTAGAAGTTCGTCACAGATTGAAGATTTGTGCAATTGAAGAATTCCCTATAAAATCAAGTCCAATTAGGATTGTGTAAGGATTCTACTGTAAATAGATACTTTGAGATAAGCCAGGAGGTTAAGATTCTTTGTGTTTGTAATCACTTGATTTGGATTAATAGATTTTTGGAAGTAGTGACCTAAAAATTACCCGGTAAAACTTTTGCAATCACCCGGTGAAATTTTTGCCTTGTAAAGGTTTTTCTCATTAATCagcaaatcaccatgtcaaatttacTTTTCACTGTACTCTAGATTAATTTGCAATATGTCCATGACTCTACGAAATTGCATATAATTTgacttaattaatcaatttgagtaattgaattaattaactggggtcaatctataacccaataaggtttataaaataaagaacTATGAAGGACTAGttacatatatttttgtatGCATTTTGTATaagaatttttcataatatgcgtttatatatatatatataaacctatCATAACAATGAATTGGCAATAAAATGTCACCACAAAAAGACAAGCAAGTTTCCCTTTGTTGTTGACTACTATAGAAgcaaaaagagaataaaactcATGATGGAAAACTCCCCATGACCTGGTGATAtaaagatgatgaagatgatgatgataatgcaTTTCCATGATCAACAATGGGTAGGAAGGCATCATAAAAATCATCATCCCTTTTCTCCTGCTTAGGCCTGAGAATCCTTACATCATTTTCCTTTGGCTGCTGCCCTGAAAGGAAAGACTCGACTGAACCAATAGGTTTTccatttttaaaatcaaaaccaGCCAGCCCAGCTTGGGGAAGATTCAATGGCAGCGAAATTGGGAAGTTTGGGAGAACAGAGGCAATAGAACCAGCTTGATGGGTTACATTGCAATTGGAATTGAGTCCAAGAGACGCATAAGGCATGGTATTTTGTAGGGGTGGAAACTTCATTTGGTAAATGGAGGAAGCCCCAAATTTCATGTCATTATTGAAGTTTCCAAGAAAACTGGAGCTCAGATAGTCATTATTGAATTCAGGTTTTCTATCAAAATGAGGTGCAAGATCTTGAACTTGTGTTTCAGACTTTAGGACATTGGGGTGCCTGGGTAATGTAAGGGCAGGTTGAGCATTAGCAGCAGCAGGAGTTGCATTACCACCATTCGAGTTTATTTGACCACTGTTTCTGGCTGCAGGCACTTCATGGTTGTGTTTCCCCTCATAAGTTGTAATTACACATTTCAGATTGTGAGCAGCCCTTTCCACATGCTTCCGCACTGAACATCCAGCACTCGTGCATTTGTAATAGCTCCTGAGGAGAAAAGTATTACAACAAGAATTCAACGCATATACTAACCAGAAGAAAAAGATGCTTGTCTTTGCCAACTTGGAGAATAAGCTTAATACCCAAAATGCAACCCTCATTAAACAAGTAAAACACGGCATAAAGGTATGTAACCTGAAGACATAGACCACACAACTCCCAtaactttctttatttcaagTGGTAAACACAGAGCATTTGTATATCAATACCTAGGGTTTGGATTTCCTTTGACAACCTTTTGCCCATATTTTCGCCAGCGGTAACCATCATCAAGTATGTCCACATCACTCTCTATCTGGACAACGACTCTTGGTTCACGAACAGCCCTGGATGCCAAATTTGTTTCAATCAAGCAGCTATCTGTCTTCCTGCAATAAATAAATGGACTCCATGAACATTTATGAAATTGCTGTGGCCTGTAAGCAATAGCAACTAAGCATAGAATAATACCTTCTTTTGGACTCAGACTCATCATCCTCAGCATCCTCTCCAAGTGAGATGCTTCCCTGGGTGGCTCCATCTTCATGATCATCATGACTGGCAAGTGTGGAAGACAGATCTGGAGTATCTGCTGATTCAAATACGCCCACAGATCTTCCATGGGTAGTTGAAATTGGGTCTGAAAGCTCAGATACAACAGATGCTGAGGATGTCCCTTCCACCCCATCATTCCTCCAATCGGAACCAAGTTTAATATCCTTTGACCCTGATTGAATACTCCTCCAAATGGACTCACCTTCAACTTTACAGGTTCCACTTCCTTCACCCATCATTGATGTTTCATCTATTGAAAATGCCGACCCAGGAAATGCTCGGCGATTAGGCTGGGGTTTTGCATGATTATGAGTTCCCTTATAGATGATTTCTGTTATTTGTCCATCATAAGATCGTTCCACCTTTTTCTTCACCTGACAGTTTGGATGGGTACATTTATAGTAACTTCTAGGATATTCACTACCTTTTACTTGTTTCTGCCCATACTTTCTCCAATTATATACATCTTCTGATGTCCTTTCTGTTCCTGTTGAAGGGCATGGCCCTTTCTGATCTCCTTCCACAAAATGATTTGTCCCAATATCCCCTCCATGAATAGGTTCTTTGGTTAGAGATTTTTGGTCACCAGCTACTTCAGAACAATGAATTTTCAAATTGGCATTCATAATCATGTTTTTGACCATTTTCATCTCAGTAGGCACATCTGCAGCACAGTTCTTGGTGACATCTGCTTTTGGCAGCTCTTCTGGGAACTCAAAATCCATTGGTGTTTGCATTGAGACAAGAGCTTGATAGTCAACAGAAGCTCCCTGCACAATATTGCAATCGATAGAAACCTGATTAATTCAAACATATCACACATTGACGTATCAGTTACTTAGAAAACTAAATTTATACAGAGCTGGTGTCAAGACAAGTGCCCTATTTAGCATAAATTGGTGCGAACACCAGGTATGGGCCACGATCAAGCATGTTTATGAATGTCAACATGGGATGGCCCACCCAGTGACCTTGTGGTTGGATGAAAGACTGATTGATGCTgaatgttttgattttattttcgcACAAAACGTAATTGATTATGGGAATATTTTCATATCTGATGTAATCgattacaattttattattttctttatttgataaACTCTAGAAGCCCTACTTGGAGGCTCCTGAAAACACTATTGGGTATgtagaattttcttttataaaaaaatcattggaTAATTTTCCCATTTCTTGGTGTTGATCTTAGGTAACTCTTGCTGTTGAAGACTAGGGTTCAGCCAGCTCTAGGGTGCTGAAGCCTACGGTTGACACGGTTTGTTCTGTTATTTCTTATCTTTTGCACACGTTCCTTTTGCGAACTTTGTGCTGCAtcatatatgatttagaataaatctGCCAGAGCAGGTCATTATGGAATAACCATAAAAAAGTGtctataaaagtaaaagttgtGAAATATTGATcctaacattaaaaataaaaaataagaaataaaaaaactaaatatattgaTGTGCATGAAACTAATATTGAATAAAAGGCAGATAGAAATGAAAGGCATTACAATATCAATGTACTATCCTATAAATCAactggggtgggggggggggggattcgGGGGTGTAGATGAAAAGGTTTTTACATGAAAATCAACATAAGCATCACATACTACATGTGAAAACCCACTTCTAATGTCTTTATAAAGTTCTTttcatttaaagaaatgtttttattggtaagttacatgTGCATCTGATGGAGCTTAAATCTATGACAATACCATCCATCCCATTATTGTGCCAGGACTAATTGTGATTTAAGCTAAAACCCAATGGCTTCTATAATTTAAAGAATaaagctaagaaaaaaaatcacatgaaaaaaaagtgttacacATGGTCTACCAAGATAGAAACAACTTCTGAATTTCTACATTTCCTTCACACCAGATGGTAAAAGCACATTACAAGCTTTGTGCTTCTTGCCCCTCTTAAATTCTCTCCAACACATGGAAAAGAAATCCATCATCTCTAGAAACCCAAAAGACGTTCAGCAGATTATGAACGAGACAAGAAAGATTCcactaaagaagaagaaggaaaaaaaacaaaaaaaaaggaaaaaaaagagaaaagaaaaaccagtGATACTCAAACAAGGTACCATATAGACCTCATAGCCAGGGATACAAAATTTACCAAATGTTCTTCATGGATCAAGATAGAATGACCAAATAAAGAAGTCATTTCTTCCCTTCTATATCTTCCTTACTAGAGACGAGGAAAAAAAGAACCTTGATTAGGCTAAAAGTAGCTAAAGAAAAGCAAGTTTGAATGCCAAGGAAACCTTGAAATTACATTCCATTTTGATAAGAGGCCCAATTGCTTGCTCCTGGGCATAAGTATAAATTGCTTAGCCCATCAGAGGTGAATGCCCTGGGCATGATTCTGGCAGGTGGAGTCAATTGCCC
This region includes:
- the LOC142606600 gene encoding WRKY transcription factor SUSIBA2-like is translated as MEAEECKSGSKSIAERRAAKCGFNAQSLNKTALFRTATPLASSSPAARSPRLTIPPGISPAALLDSPIMLPNTQVLPSPTTGTFPLVPLNHDSSMLSSLTAEDGGRCSDVASFKFMPYGDPNFPSRFSSFQEQGASVDYQALVSMQTPMDFEFPEELPKADVTKNCAADVPTEMKMVKNMIMNANLKIHCSEVAGDQKSLTKEPIHGGDIGTNHFVEGDQKGPCPSTGTERTSEDVYNWRKYGQKQVKGSEYPRSYYKCTHPNCQVKKKVERSYDGQITEIIYKGTHNHAKPQPNRRAFPGSAFSIDETSMMGEGSGTCKVEGESIWRSIQSGSKDIKLGSDWRNDGVEGTSSASVVSELSDPISTTHGRSVGVFESADTPDLSSTLASHDDHEDGATQGSISLGEDAEDDESESKRRKTDSCLIETNLASRAVREPRVVVQIESDVDILDDGYRWRKYGQKVVKGNPNPRSYYKCTSAGCSVRKHVERAAHNLKCVITTYEGKHNHEVPAARNSGQINSNGGNATPAAANAQPALTLPRHPNVLKSETQVQDLAPHFDRKPEFNNDYLSSSFLGNFNNDMKFGASSIYQMKFPPLQNTMPYASLGLNSNCNVTHQAGSIASVLPNFPISLPLNLPQAGLAGFDFKNGKPIGSVESFLSGQQPKENDVRILRPKQEKRDDDFYDAFLPIVDHGNALSSSSSSSLYHQVMGSFPS